tcgtccgccgccgccgccgttgtccGCCGATGCGCCAGGTTCGTACGATCCGATGTTGCAGGCACGCCGTGACTCGGTTCTTAATCTTACGCCGGCAAATGTAAAGTAACGTCGCGTTCGGCCATGGCAGGATCGCCGGCGTGCCGGTGGATCAGCTGCTCCGGCGGTTCGacgcggaggagcaggccggCCAGCCGGTGGACTACGCCAGGAGCGTCGTGGAGTACTGCTCCTACGTTGCCCTTCGCGTGGAGACCAGGCGCCATGACCACCTCGGCGACATGGAGTTCCACTCGCTCACCTACGACATGATGCTCGCCTGGGAGGCGCCCGACGAGGAGACCGACGCCATGTTTCAGGTCAGATCGGCTCTTCCTCGCACCTCGCATGAACAAACCATGTAATTCAGATCAAACACTGATCAAGATTGGCTTTTCTCGATGCAGAGAACGGCTTTTAGTGTTCTCCGTGACGAGGATGACGATGACGGCGGATCCATTTTCTATTCAAGCCCAACGCAAATGGCCATTCAGGTCTTTCTTTCAATTGTTCTCCCTGTATATATATGTTCTTGTTCTTGATCAAGCCCTTCCATCAGATTCATGCTCTGCATTGCCTGATCTTCTTTTTTGTGTGGAACGACCATTGGCTAGGTCGATGGGAGGAGGACAGTTGGACCCGAGGCATTTGCCAAGATTGCTCCTGCCTGTCCTGCCATAGCACATCCCATCACCGCTCGTAACCTATTTGACGCGCTCACCAACTCAACCGGAGGACGGCTGCATTTCCTTATCTACCACAAGTACCTCAAAAAATTAGACCAGTATGTACATGCATCGACCATCATCATGTTCACATTGTTCAAGGCTGCATTCTCTGAATTGATAGCATTATTGTGTCATCTCTGATGCTAGGGTGCTCAGCTCTGCAAAAAGTATATCAGGGGGACACAGAGCTCCTGACCTTCAGCTCTCTGACGGCGAAGTAATCCTCGACATCTATGGTACTGCAACGACCAAGCCAGTTCTTCAGCATATCGGGACGTCCACATGGCCTGGTTAAGCACCCTCCTTATGGTAATTTTGATCGGTGCTGGTGAGTTGTGCTTCTTCACGAGATCCTTAATGTGTATGTGCTGCACATTCTGCAGGAAGGCTCACACTGACGAATCACGCACTCTACTTTGAGGCTATTGGTGTTGATTTCTCATATAGCGAGGCTGTTGTGTATGATCTGGCAAGGGACTCGAAGCAGTCAGTAAGACGTGAGTCCACTGGGCCATGGGGTGCCCACCTCTTTGACAAAGCCGTCATGTACAAGTCTAACTCAACGTGAGTAACAGCACAACAAGAAGGCTTACTTTTTTATTTAAATAGGATTAACTTTTACTACTCGTGAAGTACAGAGACTAACATATGTTTATTGCTGACAGAAGTGAACCCGTCTTCTTTGAATTCCCACAATTCAAAGGCCACACTCGCCGGGACTATTGGTTTGCAGTTATCAAAGAAGTGTTGCACGCACATAAGTTCATCAGGAAGTATAGGCTTGGTAGTTTCCAAAAGGCAGAGGCTCTCTCTGTGGCGACATTAGGGATTCTGAGGTACCGCACTGTAAAAGAGGGCTTCCACATACTGCCAGCACATTTTAAGACCACCCTTGCCTTCAACTTAGCAGAGAAACTACCCAAAGGGGACAAAATTTTGGAGGCAATGTACGTACAGCTCAAGCAGCATTGCCCAAAATTCAGAGGAAGCCAGGATTTTGGTCAGAGCAGTTCTGATGAATTGATGCTTGCtgaccccttccctctttctGCGTATAGTATGGTGACGATGGGTTTGTTGACACTAAAAGAAGAGGACAATCCTGAGGAAAGGGATTTCGCAGTGCGAGATGTGCAGATTGGAGGAACTAGCTCAATGCAGATGGCTCTAGAGCGATCGGTTGGGTATTCGGGCAGAGTGGAAGCAGCAAGGGCCACGCTTGATCAGGTCAAAGTGGAAGACATAGACACTAATGTAGCTGTTCTAAAGGTATTGTTTTCCATTGCAAAGTAGCTCAATATCTTACTAATTCAGGTAACTCTAAGACTAAAACTGTGGCACATGGTGAAACCTAAACTTCCATTGAAGTGTAAATGACAAGTCAGATTTTTAGCATATTTCATCCATGTTGGTCACAATCTTACTTAATACTTGTTTTAAAGATTATTAATGTAATGACATTGGTTAACTCCCTCCAGGAACTACTATATCCTTTGATTGAAATAGGCAAAAGGTTGCTTGCTTTGGCCGAGTGGGAAGAGCCCTTTAAATCTTATGTCTTCTTGTTATGTTTCCTCTACATGGTATACAGGTATTGTTTCCTGATATGTAATTATATCATTTGTGATGCATTCAAAGTATTTTTAAAAATGGGTTAGGAAAAAGGTCTCTCCGCAAGTAGTTACAGAAGCTACACATTTTTTTAAGGAAATTGTTGTTCTTTAATGCAGTGGGTGGATCTGGTTTGTGTTTCCCGGATTTTTGCTTGGCTCTACTATCTTCATGCTATGGAACAAACATTATGGCAACATGCAGTCGATAGGAGCATTTGAGATCACAACGCCTCCTCCTCGAAGAACCGTGGAACAACTACTGGCTCTACAAGAGGCCATCTCGCAGCTGGAAGCACACGTGCAGGCTGGGAACATTTTTCTCCTTAAGCTCCGGTCCCTCATGTTTGCAGCATTTCCTCAGGTTCGTCATACCTTATGTTTTATTTGTAGCGATATAGTTTGCAACATTGCCACTCTAACTAGTGAAATTTGTTGGTTGAATTTAGAGCACCAACAAAGTTGCAGTTGCGCTGGTTGTTGCGGCTACGGCATTCACGTTCATGCCACTAAGAACCATCGTTCTGCTTATTCTTCTAGAAGTATACACGAGACAGATGCCagtgaggaagaagagcagcgaGAAACTAGTGAGAAGGTTAAGGGAGTGGTGGCTTCGGATTCCAGCTGCACCTGTGCAACTTCTAAAGCCGCAGGAAACCAGGAGATGGAGATCGAGGTTGAGATCAAGATGAGCAAGTGGAAAATGTTGGTTTGCTTTCTTACCCCATGATCTATGTACATTCTTCTGAGTAGTAGAAATGTTAGTATCATATGGTAAGGATGAAAGTTGAAATGAATGAAGGCTCTTGATGAATGTTGGGCCTGATTTTGACAAGTCGGAATAGACGAAGAACTGGTGTCTTATTcattgttgcaaaaaaaaaattttggTTGAAATAACCACTACCAGTTGGGCAAAAATAAAGGATACATGAATCAAACACAAAATTGAGGTGTTAGCATTTCAATGCGAAACGATTGACTTTCGTTAAGACTTCAGATGTTGATATAGCATCTACTTTATTTTACATTAGTTGACTAAATGTATTTTAAGGCAACATGTAATTATGATCCAAAGTGGATTTGACGCTTTATTATAGCCTGATGAGGAGCAAAAACTGTTGATGCCAATATGCCATGGATGCTGATGCAGCACTGCAAAAGCAGCAGCATACACGGAGGAAGACATCGCCATTGACTGGTCAACTGCCGTCCACCTGTGCAGTCCAAGTGTCCAGCCCTCTCTGCCTGATGGGCCCCACCTCTCCCAGGCCTTTCAACACGTAGCCAGCCAGGTTCTAACGTTCTTGGGCTGCTGGGAGTTAGTTGGGTGAACCCTGCAGCAAGCGAGGAACGCGCGTACCGAGCGAATATGAAATGGGGAAAGTTTGCCGGCAACCGTTGATCACGTCACGGATGAAGGCTTTCTCGCTCCCGGATGCAGTCCCTCTGAACGTTCGACGCACTGGTCAACCCAGGCATGCTTGCCTGCAGGGATTAGGCATCTTCCAGAAAATTAAATTACTCGCTCTTTTCTTCCCCTGACACGACAGCGGTGAGCTCGGCATGACATGGTCGGGTCGGACTCGCCGTCGGCACACCGGCCGTCCGGCAACGCGTGATGCTCTCTGAACCGTACATGGAATGCTCTTGGTCTCGTGTCTCGACAGCGATCCCCCTGCCCGGCGGCGAACTGTCGACGATTGCAGGCCATTCAACACGACGGTCGGGCCGTGATCTCACCTGCATCTACGTGCAAAACGAATGGGGGATTTGCGTGTCGAACTGCGGCATGACAACGAAGAGCCTGGCCACATGAATTACCTGCTCTGGACAGCAGCGTGTTCACTGGAACGCGTGGTTCACCGGCGCACGGGATCGGTCAAAAACTTATCCCAGAAAAGACATGAGCATCACATGAGAACAGAGAGCCATGTGATCACTCACTCCTTCCAGGAAACacaagaaaaggagaaggggGTAGAAGTCAATCACACGCGCCGCCATGGGCCATGGCGAGCCAAGTCAAGAACGTCCCCAATAATCCACTGTCTAGAAGCCAAGACAAACCAAGAAAAGACGACGCGAGGCATCGCATATAAACATGACCGAGTGCCGAGAGATGCTAACTTTTCACCAGACCAAACCAGAGCCTCCTGCCTAGCTCTTACCTTGCGTTCGTGCCGGCAACTCCTTCGGAGGCGTTCGTGAAGAGCGCAGACATGGGCGATTATCACAGGATCCACCCGGTGACGgtgggctcgccgccgccgtcggcgccgccggagcaggcACGAGGCAAGAAACCCAGCCATGACCAGCTGCAGCTGCCGgtcacggcgccggcgccggacgcGCCCGCGCCActgcccccgccgcggcgccgcaggCGGCACAGCCGGTGCTGCCGGTGCGTGTGCTGGACCCTGCTCGCCGTCGTCATCCTCGTCGTTGCGCTCGGCGCCACGGCGGGCATCCTGTACCTCGTGTTCAGGCCCAAGATCCCAAACTTCAAGGTGGACCGGCTCACGGTCACCCGGTTCGACGTGAACCAGACGACGATGACGGTGACCGACGCGTTCGACGTCGACGTGACGGCCACCAACCCCAACAAGCGCATCGGCATCTActacgacggcggcgaggtcacCGCGTCCTTCAACGGCACGCAGATGTGCCGCGGCGACTTCCCCGCGCTGTACCAGGGCCACCGGACCACCGTGCGGCCACGCATCTCGCTCGCCGGGGAGACGAGGCTGGACAGTGAAGTCGTAGGGCAGCTACTGCAGCAACAGCAAGCCGGGTTTGTGCCACTGACGGTGAGTGCCCGCGTGCCGATCCGCATAAAATTTGGAGCCATCAAGCTATGGAAGATGACGGGGAAGGCTGATTGCAACTTGGTGGTTGATAATCTTCAGGCAGGCACTCAACTTCGCATCCGATCCAATAGTTGCAGTTTTAAGCTTAAGATCTAGACATTTTTACCCACCTTTAGAATTGTTCCTTACGCATGTACAGTGCATTAGCTAGTCATAAGATTACATCTCAGCAGAGATACACTTTCACAGCATTCTTTTTCGGCATGTGTATTCATTACCTGAGTAAAATAAGTTCCTATGTACATTTAAAATATTCCGTATTCGTTAATAAAAGGCAATATGCATTTATTGATGTTTTTGGTTTCCTTAACTTGCTATCACTCGATTTGTATGGAAACACATGTGCTGCTTAAATTGGGTATTTGTCTAGTGCGTACAAAATATGAGTTTTTCTCAAGAAAAATGAAGTCATGCTACAAACTAACGCTCCCTTTCAAATTCAAGTAGACAATGAGGTATCAGTGTTAAATTTCCTACTAAAAGGATCATTCATGATAAGGTTTCACATCTATCACTTGGATAAAAATGATTCTCGTTAGGCTAGCTATGtgatagctttttttttttaaggaacgGCTTCCCTGCTTTTATAAAAAAGCATAAAATGTTGTTATAGGTAGAGTGTGCTGGGACTTTTTAGGTTATTTCTTCGCAATTGGGCACTTTGTCCGgattctttttcttcttaacTACTTTTGCCTAACCTTATTGCATATAAAAATTGAGTTAAAAAGGGAGCACAAAAGAATATGTTTCTAggaataaaatatttatttgaAGAAGGTTGAGATCTTGCTATGTGGCAATAATGCGATAAGCCAATGACAAGGCACCTGCGTGAATCCAATCACAAGAACCTTTAGTTATTTTAAGGTGTTGGTTTAATAGTAAAAACGTGTGTCTCGATTTGTTGTTTTTACtccatcatttttttcttcacCCCAAATTCCGAATATGAATTTTAGGCATTAGTACGAGAATTAACTAAAACCAAGGACGCACATAAAGCAACAATGTTTTCTTTCAAACAATGTCATACAATTGTTCCAAATCTCCGTTTTCCTTATAGACAAGATTGTTCAAGAAAAGTATATTGCATTGAAAAAGTGCATCCTAAAGCTACACTACTATAGAATATATTTCCATGAATAATGAAACTGTTTGTTCCTATAAATAACATAGTTTAGCATAGTCATATTATTATGTAGTTATAAGATTCAcatcaattaaatattttaaagATACACATATATGAGTTTATTAAATATAAAATAGGATAAGGCCTTTATTTTTCAAGAATATCGTAATTCTATTTTTTGAATGAATAAAGCTCTCGTTGTATGAGTTTCTTTTATAGAGAACATTTGTAATTTTAATTTTCCAATATAAAAGGTTCTTACTCGCAATTCATTTTTACAATAGAAACATATGCAGTTTTAAGCTCAAGATCTAGGCATTTTTTGTCCATTTAGTTTATTCTTTTCCCTCAAATGTGTATACAACATTAGCTATCAATAAGATTACATCTCCATTTGTATGGTAGAGATGTACAATTTCAACCCCATTTTTCTCGGCACGTGTATTCATCAGTTGAGTGTAATAAGTAGTAGATATGAAATAATTTATATATCTGTTAATAAAGCATATTGTTATCTAGAAGTTTATTTTATCTTTCTTAAATTACTAAAATAGATTTGTACAGAAATTAATTTATTTTCAAtggatttatattttttatttacatAATGGATACAAATTAAGCATGATttaagggaaaaaaataagtcatGTTACAAACAAAAACTCCTTTTTTTTACCAAGTTTAATAGATAATAGAATATTGTTGTAAAATTTCCTACAATAAGTCACATGTGCATAAAGACAGTAATGAGTGCATGATTATATTTCACGTATATATCAAGGGGTTAAACAAGGCATAAAGGTcatgtttatatttttttctttgcatttGTGTACATTGTTCCTAGCTAGCTCTTTTTCTTCTTAACTACTTTTGTTCCAATCTTATCTCATATCAAATGAAGCACAAGCAACACGTTTCTAGcaataaaataatttatatgaaAGAGAGTTGAGATCTTGCTAGATGGCAATGATGCAATAGGCCAATGACGAGGTGCTTacatgaatccaatcacaagcCTTATATTGATAAGCCATCACAAGTTGAATACATGTTATATAGAGATGACAAATGAGAGCCATAGTTATTTTTGAGACTTTATCTAACAATAAAAACTTAGGTTTATGAActctaaaaataaaaacttaGGTTTACAATTTTGTTCCTTGGATTTTTCACCAACCCTAATTCAAAATACAAATTTTAGATTTGTGTGTGAGAACCAATAATTAAAGCATTATATGAAAGTGGCTATATATTCCCCTCATATagcatcatatttttttttctatttttctctcTAAATCATAAAATCATTTGTTCCTATAAACAATATAGTTTTAGCATAGGCATATTATTATGTAGTTAAAAATCAcatcaattaaatattttaaagGCATGCATATAGGAGATTATTAATACAAAATAGGATACAACATTGATTCCCAAGAATGTCATGATTCTACTTTTGAATGAATAAATCACTAGTTCTGTGAATTTCATTTATAGAAAACATTTATAGTTCCCATTCTCCAATATGAAAGGCTCTTATTCGCAATTCATTTTTACAATAGAAACAAATTTGCATAGTAGATACAAATAGAGATACTCTAAAGTCTAAATTGAATTAACAGTCCAACAATATTGTTAACGGCACACCCTTACTACCAACTACGGATAACATTTCTTTTGGCTCGTCACCCTACATCTTGATACCCTGTGCTGTCATATCTTCCTGCACGGGGGTAACGGCTTACCGCATAGGCACAGGTTGTGCGCATACGCGGCCGCATGGAACAAATTGAATGGCTTAACCTGCGGTATCTGCCCACACAATTTGTTGCGTCTAAAGCTCGCATGTCGCACACTTGTGAGTCTTGTGAAGTTGTCTGGTATCCTCCCGACGAGCGCGTTGCTGGACAAGTCCAACCATTGCAAGTGCACCATCTCTGCCATGGATGCAGGGATGATGCCCCTGACTCGGTTCCTGGATATGTCTAGCCTCTCCAGGTTGCTCAGTTTCGAGATCGAGATCGGTATCTGGCCGCCGATGGCGTTGCTTGAGATGTCAAGCCACTTCAGCCCTGCGCCTCGCGCGAAGTCGGGTAGGGCACCAGTGATTCTGTTCTCTGACAGGTCCAAGTGCTCTAGCTTTTGGGGAAGAACAATCTGTGAAGGATTGTTGGAATGCTTGACATCATTAATTGCTGTCGATAAGCTTCTGAAGAATTGATCGATGTCGCCTATGAGATGGTTGTGGGATAGGTCCATGGATACCAAAGAAGGCAGAGCATTGCGGATGCCGGTGGGAAGTGGACCAGAAAGTCCGTTTCTTGACAGGTTCATGTACCATAGTTTCTGCAGGCCTAGGAATGATGCCGGAATGGAGCCTACAAACATGTTGTCATCCATAGCCAAAGAATTCAGAGACCGGAGGCTGCCCATCTGGGGTGGAATCTGGCCACCAAGCTTGTTATGGCTCAGCGACAAGTCTGTCAGGCTGTGCAAGGTGCAGAGTGAAGCCGGTATCTCACCGGAAAAGCTGTTGTTGCTGAGATCAAGCAAGGCGAGGTTCTTGAACTGACCGATAAACCCGGGCACGGCACCAGACAAGAGGTTGTTGCTCATATCAAGGTACGCCAGCCTCGAAAGATTCTTGTAGCTCGGAGGCACGGCGCCGGAGAGGCTGTTCCGGGCGACGTTGATCTGCTCCAAGCCGGAGACGGCCccgagctccggcggcagcTGCCCGTCGAGGCGGTTGCCGGCGAGCGACAGGTACTGGAGGGAGCCCAGCTTGCCGAGGCTCCCCGGGATGGCCCCGGCGAGCATGTTGCCCTCAAGGTAGAGCTCCCTGAGGCGCGTCAGCCGCGACATGGCCGCCGGGATGGCGCCGCCGATCCTGCCCATGTCGCGGATCACCAAGGCCTGCAGGAACTCGAGGCCGGCGAGGGACGGGGACAGGGCTCCCTGCATGTAGTGGCGCgacttgggcggcggcgcctccagCTGCAGCGCCACGACCCTCCCCGTGGCGGCGTCGCAGGTCACGCCCTCCCATGCGCCGCAGCAGTCGTTCCCGGCCCACGTGGCAAGGATGCCCGTGGTGTCCGCGGCGACGCCGGCCTTGAAGCCGAGCAGCGCGGCCCGGTccgccggcgagcacggcggGGACGGCCTGTCGTCGTCGTGCCCCGCCGCGCCGACGGCTTCGGTATCATTTGCCGCATGGACCGCGGAGCGCGTCGGCAGGGCGACAAGGAGAATGGCAAGAACACGCAGGAGCCTTGCAGAAAGCTGCATTGCTCAAGTAAGCAATCTCTCTGTCTGATCGAGCCGATGTGGTTGTGTAAGTACTCTACTGCACTAGCACTATGATATCACTGGAGGAATGGTGTGATCGATCTGTGATCATCAAGAGCATGGGTCAGAAGGAAAGGAGATGGATGGCTCGTGGCCGTGGCTTAACGTGGGGAACACGAGTGTATGATGGTGTGATCGTGGGGGAGATGCGAGTGCGATCTGCGACGCCGCGCGAGTATTTATAGCGCGCGACGTCGTGCCGCGGCGacgccgaggacgacgaggaggagcctcGCGGGCATTCACTGTGCTCATGCGTTGGGGCTTCTCGTGGGAGCTAGGCGAAGTTACTGCGACTCTGGAGCGTTTGGGGGGCCCTCGAATCCAccgacctcgccggcgccggccgggggGCAACGGCGTGAGCTGCCGATGGAACTCGATGGGAGTTACGCGCCGACATGGGCGTGACGGGCGTGAGGAGCAAAAGGCTCTTGATGATGGCTACAAAGAGGAGGGAGCACTTGATCGATGCGCAGGCTAGCTGCTGCCGGG
This sequence is a window from Setaria italica strain Yugu1 chromosome III, Setaria_italica_v2.0, whole genome shotgun sequence. Protein-coding genes within it:
- the LOC101769570 gene encoding DNA damage-repair/toleration protein DRT100, with the protein product MQLSARLLRVLAILLVALPTRSAVHAANDTEAVGAAGHDDDRPSPPCSPADRAALLGFKAGVAADTTGILATWAGNDCCGAWEGVTCDAATGRVVALQLEAPPPKSRHYMQGALSPSLAGLEFLQALVIRDMGRIGGAIPAAMSRLTRLRELYLEGNMLAGAIPGSLGKLGSLQYLSLAGNRLDGQLPPELGAVSGLEQINVARNSLSGAVPPSYKNLSRLAYLDMSNNLLSGAVPGFIGQFKNLALLDLSNNSFSGEIPASLCTLHSLTDLSLSHNKLGGQIPPQMGSLRSLNSLAMDDNMFVGSIPASFLGLQKLWYMNLSRNGLSGPLPTGIRNALPSLVSMDLSHNHLIGDIDQFFRSLSTAINDVKHSNNPSQIVLPQKLEHLDLSENRITGALPDFARGAGLKWLDISSNAIGGQIPISISKLSNLERLDISRNRVRGIIPASMAEMVHLQWLDLSSNALVGRIPDNFTRLTSVRHASFRRNKLCGQIPQVKPFNLFHAAAYAHNLCLCGKPLPPCRKI
- the LOC101768752 gene encoding uncharacterized protein LOC101768752 isoform X2 — protein: MGLLEGLFGGDRHSHSRGRPNKASGSAEAAAMAADANGAIPPLSSAAAAVVRRCARIAGVPVDQLLRRFDAEEQAGQPVDYARSVVEYCSYVALRVETRRHDHLGDMEFHSLTYDMMLAWEAPDEETDAMFQRTAFSVLRDEDDDDGGSIFYSSPTQMAIQVDGRRTVGPEAFAKIAPACPAIAHPITARNLFDALTNSTGGRLHFLIYHKYLKKLDQVLSSAKSISGGHRAPDLQLSDGEVILDIYGTATTKPVLQHIGTSTWPGRLTLTNHALYFEAIGVDFSYSEAVVYDLARDSKQSVRRESTGPWGAHLFDKAVMYKSNSTEPVFFEFPQFKGHTRRDYWFAVIKEVLHAHKFIRKYRLGSFQKAEALSVATLGILRYRTVKEGFHILPAHFKTTLAFNLAEKLPKGDKILEAMYVQLKQHCPKFRGSQDFGQSSSDELMLADPFPLSAYSMVTMGLLTLKEEDNPEERDFAVRDVQIGGTSSMQMALERSVGYSGRVEAARATLDQVKVEDIDTNVAVLKELLYPLIEIGKRLLALAEWEEPFKSYVFLLCFLYMVYSGWIWFVFPGFLLGSTIFMLWNKHYGNMQSIGAFEITTPPPRRTVEQLLALQEAISQLEAHVQAGNIFLLKLRSLMFAAFPQSTNKVAVALVVAATAFTFMPLRTIVLLILLEVYTRQMPVRKKSSEKLVRRLREWWLRIPAAPVQLLKPQETRRWRSRLRSR
- the LOC101769159 gene encoding NDR1/HIN1-like protein 6, which gives rise to MGDYHRIHPVTVGSPPPSAPPEQARGKKPSHDQLQLPVTAPAPDAPAPLPPPRRRRRHSRCCRCVCWTLLAVVILVVALGATAGILYLVFRPKIPNFKVDRLTVTRFDVNQTTMTVTDAFDVDVTATNPNKRIGIYYDGGEVTASFNGTQMCRGDFPALYQGHRTTVRPRISLAGETRLDSEVVGQLLQQQQAGFVPLTVSARVPIRIKFGAIKLWKMTGKADCNLVVDNLQAGTQLRIRSNSCSFKLKI
- the LOC101768752 gene encoding uncharacterized protein LOC101768752 isoform X1 yields the protein MGLLEGLFGGDRHSHSRGRPNKASGSAEAAAMAADANGAIPPLSSAAAAVVRRCARIAGVPVDQLLRRFDAEEQAGQPVDYARSVVEYCSYVALRVETRRHDHLGDMEFHSLTYDMMLAWEAPDEETDAMFQRTAFSVLRDEDDDDGGSIFYSSPTQMAIQVDGRRTVGPEAFAKIAPACPAIAHPITARNLFDALTNSTGGRLHFLIYHKYLKKLDQVLSSAKSISGGHRAPDLQLSDGEVILDIYGTATTKPVLQHIGTSTWPGRLTLTNHALYFEAIGVDFSYSEAVVYDLARDSKQSVRRESTGPWGAHLFDKAVMYKSNSTSEPVFFEFPQFKGHTRRDYWFAVIKEVLHAHKFIRKYRLGSFQKAEALSVATLGILRYRTVKEGFHILPAHFKTTLAFNLAEKLPKGDKILEAMYVQLKQHCPKFRGSQDFGQSSSDELMLADPFPLSAYSMVTMGLLTLKEEDNPEERDFAVRDVQIGGTSSMQMALERSVGYSGRVEAARATLDQVKVEDIDTNVAVLKELLYPLIEIGKRLLALAEWEEPFKSYVFLLCFLYMVYSGWIWFVFPGFLLGSTIFMLWNKHYGNMQSIGAFEITTPPPRRTVEQLLALQEAISQLEAHVQAGNIFLLKLRSLMFAAFPQSTNKVAVALVVAATAFTFMPLRTIVLLILLEVYTRQMPVRKKSSEKLVRRLREWWLRIPAAPVQLLKPQETRRWRSRLRSR